In the Streptomyces sp. f51 genome, one interval contains:
- a CDS encoding glycerophosphodiester phosphodiesterase family protein: MNFLTIGHRGVMGVEPENTLRSFIAAQNAGLDLIELDLHLSKDGALVVMHDADVDRTTDGTGQIADKTLAELRTLDAGRGERVPVFEEVLEAVRTPLQAEIKDVAAARALAEVMHRKDLVGRVEVSSFHDEAVAEIARLVPGVRTALIASRYGTDVVDRAVEAGAATVCLNIRRLSLEVVEQARKADLKIIGWVVNTQDQLRLVRALELDGATTDYPEIKRTGRFTA, translated from the coding sequence TTGAACTTCCTCACCATCGGTCACCGCGGAGTGATGGGTGTCGAACCGGAGAACACCCTTCGTTCCTTCATCGCCGCCCAGAACGCGGGCCTCGACCTCATCGAACTCGATCTGCATCTCAGCAAGGACGGCGCCCTCGTCGTGATGCACGACGCCGACGTCGACCGCACGACCGACGGCACCGGGCAGATCGCCGACAAGACGCTCGCGGAGCTGCGCACCCTGGACGCGGGGCGCGGCGAGCGGGTGCCCGTCTTCGAGGAGGTCCTGGAGGCGGTCAGGACGCCGTTGCAGGCCGAGATCAAGGATGTCGCGGCGGCCAGGGCGCTGGCCGAGGTGATGCACCGCAAGGACCTGGTCGGGCGGGTCGAGGTGTCCTCGTTCCACGACGAGGCGGTCGCCGAGATCGCGCGGCTGGTGCCGGGGGTGCGGACCGCGCTGATCGCCAGCCGCTACGGCACCGACGTGGTGGACCGCGCCGTCGAGGCCGGCGCCGCGACCGTGTGCCTGAACATCCGCAGGCTGAGCCTGGAGGTCGTGGAGCAGGCCCGCAAGGCAGACCTGAAGATCATCGGCTGGGTGGTCAACACCCAGGACCAGCTCCGGCTGGTGCGCGCGCTGGAGCTGGACGGCGCCACGACCGACTATCCGGAGATCAAGCGCACGGGCCGCTTCACGGCGTGA
- a CDS encoding electron transfer flavoprotein subunit alpha/FixB family protein: MAEVLVYVDHVDGAVRKPTLELLTLARRIGEPVAVALGSGAENTAAALAEHGAVKVLTHDAAEYADYLVVPKVDALQAAYEAVSPAAVLVPSSAEGKEIAARLAVRIGSGIITDATDLEAGDEGPVATQSAFAASFTTKSRVAKGTPVITVKPNSAAVEAAPAAGAVEALAVAFSDKATGTKVTARTPRESTGRPELTEAAIVVSGGRGVNGAENFSIIENLADSLGAAVGASRAAVDAGWYPHTNQVGQTGKSVSPQLYIASGISGAIQHRAGMQTSKTIVAINKDAEAPIFDLVDYGVVGDLFDVVPQLTEEIKTRKG, translated from the coding sequence ATGGCTGAAGTTCTCGTCTACGTCGACCACGTGGACGGTGCCGTCCGCAAGCCCACCCTCGAACTGCTGACGCTGGCCCGCCGCATCGGCGAGCCCGTCGCCGTCGCCCTCGGCTCCGGTGCCGAGAACACCGCCGCCGCGCTCGCCGAGCACGGCGCGGTGAAGGTCCTCACGCACGACGCCGCCGAGTACGCCGACTACCTGGTCGTGCCGAAGGTCGACGCGCTCCAGGCCGCGTACGAGGCCGTCTCCCCGGCCGCCGTGCTCGTCCCGTCCTCCGCCGAGGGCAAGGAGATCGCGGCCCGCCTCGCGGTCCGCATCGGCTCGGGCATCATCACCGACGCCACCGACCTGGAGGCCGGTGACGAGGGTCCGGTGGCCACGCAGTCCGCGTTCGCCGCCTCCTTCACCACCAAGTCCCGTGTCGCCAAGGGCACCCCGGTCATCACGGTCAAGCCGAACTCGGCCGCCGTGGAGGCCGCCCCGGCCGCCGGCGCCGTCGAGGCCCTCGCGGTCGCCTTCTCCGACAAGGCCACCGGCACCAAGGTCACCGCCCGCACCCCGCGCGAGTCGACCGGCCGCCCCGAGCTGACCGAGGCCGCGATCGTGGTCTCCGGCGGCCGTGGCGTCAACGGCGCCGAGAACTTCTCGATCATCGAGAACCTCGCCGACTCGCTCGGTGCCGCCGTGGGCGCCTCGCGTGCCGCGGTCGACGCCGGCTGGTACCCGCACACCAACCAGGTCGGCCAGACCGGCAAGTCGGTCTCGCCGCAGCTCTACATCGCCTCCGGCATCTCCGGCGCCATCCAGCACCGCGCCGGCATGCAGACCTCGAAGACGATCGTGGCGATCAACAAGGACGCCGAGGCGCCCATCTTCGACCTGGTCGACTACGGCGTGGTCGGCGACCTCTTCGACGTCGTCCCGCAGCTCACCGAGGAGATCAAGACCCGCAAGGGCTGA
- a CDS encoding flavin reductase family protein: MTATSGLGTPRPASPDLLRSVFRRHAAGVAVITAAGDRGPVGFTATSLTSVSAEPPVVSFGIGTGGSSWPAISEAGHVGVHVLGEHQRELAATFARSGADRFGAPTRWRKGPEEVPVLDDVLAWLVCRVVARVPAGDHRIVLAEVVQGDHSGPGGPLLYHQGRFNALRD; encoded by the coding sequence ATGACGGCCACATCCGGCCTCGGCACCCCACGGCCCGCCTCACCCGATCTGCTGCGTTCCGTGTTCAGGCGGCACGCGGCCGGTGTGGCGGTGATCACCGCGGCCGGCGACCGCGGTCCCGTCGGCTTCACGGCCACCTCGCTCACCTCGGTCTCCGCAGAGCCCCCGGTCGTCTCGTTCGGCATCGGCACCGGTGGCTCCAGCTGGCCCGCGATATCCGAGGCCGGCCATGTCGGCGTCCACGTGCTCGGCGAGCACCAGCGGGAGCTGGCCGCGACCTTCGCCCGCAGCGGCGCCGACCGGTTCGGCGCGCCCACCCGTTGGCGTAAGGGCCCCGAGGAAGTTCCCGTGCTCGACGACGTCCTCGCCTGGCTGGTGTGCCGTGTCGTGGCGCGCGTGCCCGCGGGCGACCACCGCATCGTCCTGGCGGAGGTCGTCCAGGGTGATCACTCGGGCCCGGGCGGCCCCCTCCTGTACCACCAGGGCCGGTTCAACGCCCTGCGCGACTGA
- a CDS encoding transglutaminase domain-containing protein, with the protein MELIQETSDLSAYLAADDVVDHHHPRVRETAARLARESVDSYAYARAAFEFVRDTIPHSADSGDPRVTWRASDVLEQRTGICHAKAHALAALLRAEDIPTAFCYQKFEVLHGLVAVRLGGAWHRQDPRGNKPGVDARFSLDGERLAFTPDPGLGERDYAGLYAEPHPGVVGAMKAAPGRASLLRTLPLAL; encoded by the coding sequence ATGGAGCTGATCCAGGAGACAAGCGACCTGTCCGCCTATCTGGCCGCCGACGACGTGGTGGACCACCACCATCCCCGCGTCCGCGAGACGGCGGCACGGCTCGCCAGGGAATCCGTCGACTCGTATGCCTATGCACGGGCGGCGTTCGAGTTCGTGCGGGACACCATCCCGCACTCGGCCGACTCCGGCGATCCCCGGGTCACCTGGCGCGCCTCGGACGTACTGGAGCAGCGCACCGGCATCTGCCACGCCAAGGCCCACGCGCTGGCCGCGCTCCTGCGGGCCGAGGACATCCCCACCGCGTTCTGCTACCAGAAGTTCGAGGTGCTGCACGGTCTCGTCGCCGTACGCCTCGGCGGCGCCTGGCACCGGCAGGACCCCCGGGGCAACAAGCCGGGAGTGGACGCCCGCTTCTCGCTCGACGGGGAACGGCTGGCCTTCACGCCCGACCCGGGCCTCGGCGAACGGGACTATGCCGGGCTGTACGCCGAACCCCACCCGGGTGTCGTCGGCGCCATGAAGGCCGCCCCCGGGCGCGCGTCGCTGCTGCGGACGCTTCCCCTCGCGCTGTGA
- a CDS encoding electron transfer flavoprotein subunit beta/FixA family protein, with protein MSLRIVVTVKYVPDATGDRHFADDLTVDRDDVDGLLSELDEYAVEQALQIAEDADDAEITVLTVGPEDAKDALRKALSMGADKAIHVEDDDLHGTDAIGTSLVLAKAIEKAGFDLVVSGMASTDGTAGIVPALLAERLGVPQVTLLSEVSVEDGVVKGRRDGDSASEQLEASLPAVVSVTDQSGEARYPSFKGIMVAKKKPVQSWDLSDLDIEADEVGLGGSWTKVDSATERPARTAGTIVKDEGEGGKQLAEFLAGQKFI; from the coding sequence GTGAGCTTGAGGATCGTTGTCACTGTGAAGTACGTGCCCGACGCCACTGGCGACCGGCACTTCGCCGATGACCTGACCGTCGACCGTGACGACGTGGACGGCCTGCTGTCCGAGCTCGACGAGTACGCCGTCGAGCAGGCGCTTCAGATCGCCGAGGACGCGGACGACGCCGAGATCACCGTGCTGACCGTCGGTCCCGAGGACGCCAAGGACGCGCTGCGCAAGGCGCTGTCCATGGGTGCCGACAAGGCCATCCACGTCGAGGACGACGACCTGCACGGCACCGACGCCATCGGCACCTCGCTGGTGCTGGCCAAGGCGATCGAGAAGGCCGGCTTCGACCTGGTCGTCTCCGGCATGGCCTCCACCGACGGCACCGCGGGCATCGTCCCGGCGCTGCTGGCCGAGCGCCTCGGTGTCCCGCAGGTCACCCTGCTCTCCGAGGTCTCCGTCGAGGACGGCGTGGTCAAGGGCCGCCGCGACGGCGACAGCGCCTCCGAGCAGCTCGAGGCCTCCCTCCCCGCGGTCGTGTCGGTGACCGACCAGTCGGGCGAGGCGCGTTACCCCTCCTTCAAGGGCATCATGGTGGCCAAGAAGAAGCCGGTGCAGTCCTGGGACCTGTCCGACCTCGACATCGAGGCGGACGAGGTCGGTCTCGGGGGTTCCTGGACCAAGGTCGACTCCGCCACCGAGCGTCCGGCGCGCACCGCCGGAACGATCGTCAAGGACGAGGGCGAGGGCGGCAAGCAGCTCGCTGAGTTCCTCGCGGGCCAGAAGTTCATCTAG
- a CDS encoding SDR family NAD(P)-dependent oxidoreductase, whose amino-acid sequence MGNGALSGAVIAVAGAGGPAGRAALLRLAEAGATVIGADNDAERLAEAVDAARYAHGGSTVVGDTVDLLDLQSTRDWAARIQKDFGRVDGLVHLVGGWRGSETFTKTVLDDWDLLELLLIRTVQHTTLAFHEALQASERGRYVLISAAGASNPTAGNAAYSAAKAAAEAWTLAMADFFRKAGIAEGADGATSAAAILVVKALVHDAMRAERPNAKFAGFTDVTELAESIVGVWDKPAAEVNGKRLWLTEKP is encoded by the coding sequence ATGGGGAACGGGGCTCTCAGCGGTGCGGTGATCGCGGTGGCGGGCGCGGGCGGACCCGCCGGCCGTGCGGCGCTGCTCAGGCTCGCCGAGGCGGGCGCGACCGTGATCGGCGCGGACAACGACGCCGAGCGCCTGGCGGAAGCCGTGGACGCGGCCCGCTACGCGCACGGCGGTTCCACCGTCGTCGGCGACACCGTCGACCTGCTCGACCTCCAGTCCACCCGGGACTGGGCCGCGCGCATCCAGAAGGACTTCGGCCGGGTGGACGGGCTCGTCCACCTCGTCGGCGGCTGGCGCGGCAGCGAGACCTTCACCAAGACGGTTCTGGACGACTGGGACCTGCTCGAACTCCTGCTGATCCGTACGGTGCAGCACACCACGCTCGCCTTCCACGAGGCGCTCCAGGCCAGCGAGCGCGGCCGGTACGTCCTGATCAGCGCCGCGGGCGCGAGCAACCCGACGGCCGGCAACGCCGCCTACTCCGCGGCCAAGGCCGCCGCCGAGGCGTGGACCCTGGCCATGGCGGACTTCTTCCGCAAGGCCGGGATCGCCGAGGGCGCCGACGGCGCGACCTCCGCCGCTGCCATCCTGGTGGTGAAGGCGTTGGTGCACGACGCGATGCGCGCCGAGCGGCCGAACGCGAAGTTCGCGGGCTTCACGGACGTCACGGAACTCGCCGAGTCCATCGTCGGCGTCTGGGACAAGCCCGCCGCCGAAGTGAACGGAAAGCGCCTGTGGCTGACCGAGAAGCCGTGA
- a CDS encoding lysophospholipid acyltransferase family protein encodes MAELVYRPVVGLAQTLFKAWDLKIDLQGSENIPRSGGAVLVSNHISYLDFIFDGLAALPQKRLVRFMAKESVFRHKISGPLMRGMKHIPVDRAQGETAYQHALESLRAGEIVGVFPEATISQSFTLKSFKSGAARMAQEAGVPLIPMALWGTQRLWTKGHPRNFKRSHTPITIRVGEPVEAPKDQYAGAISRRLRERVQELLESAQRAYPVRPKGPDDTWWMPAHLGGTAPTPEEVRAAEAR; translated from the coding sequence ATGGCAGAGCTTGTCTACCGTCCCGTCGTCGGACTCGCCCAAACGCTCTTCAAGGCGTGGGACCTCAAGATCGACTTGCAGGGATCGGAGAACATTCCGCGCTCGGGCGGCGCCGTGCTGGTCAGCAACCACATCAGCTATCTGGACTTCATCTTCGACGGTCTGGCCGCGCTGCCGCAGAAGCGCCTGGTGCGCTTCATGGCGAAGGAATCGGTCTTCCGGCACAAGATCTCCGGTCCGCTGATGCGGGGCATGAAGCACATCCCGGTGGACCGCGCCCAGGGCGAGACGGCCTACCAGCACGCGCTGGAGTCGCTGCGTGCCGGTGAGATCGTCGGCGTCTTCCCCGAGGCGACCATCTCGCAGTCCTTCACCCTGAAGAGCTTCAAGTCCGGTGCCGCGCGCATGGCCCAGGAGGCCGGCGTCCCGCTCATCCCGATGGCGCTGTGGGGCACCCAGCGGCTGTGGACCAAGGGGCACCCGCGCAACTTCAAGCGCAGCCACACCCCCATCACGATCCGCGTCGGCGAGCCGGTGGAGGCCCCGAAGGACCAGTACGCGGGCGCCATCAGCCGGCGGCTGCGCGAGCGGGTCCAGGAGCTGCTCGAATCGGCGCAGCGCGCCTATCCCGTACGCCCCAAGGGCCCGGACGACACCTGGTGGATGCCCGCCCACCTCGGCGGCACCGCGCCGACCCCGGAAGAGGTGCGCGCGGCCGAGGCCCGCTGA
- a CDS encoding thioredoxin family protein: MNGLVLCVAVLAVASVYGVLHRWRSGRVRVRARDGEKRLGAVELGEALGERATLVQFSSAFCAPCRATRRVLGEVAGMVPGVSHVEIDAEDQLDLVRDLGILKTPTVLVLDADGRIVRRATGQPRKADVIAALGEAV, encoded by the coding sequence ATGAACGGTCTTGTGTTGTGCGTGGCGGTGCTCGCGGTGGCGAGTGTCTACGGAGTGCTGCACCGGTGGCGGAGCGGGAGGGTACGGGTGAGGGCGCGCGACGGCGAGAAGCGGCTCGGCGCGGTGGAACTGGGGGAGGCACTGGGGGAACGGGCCACTCTCGTGCAGTTCTCCAGCGCCTTCTGCGCCCCCTGCCGGGCCACCCGGCGGGTGCTGGGCGAGGTGGCGGGCATGGTCCCCGGTGTGTCGCACGTGGAGATCGACGCCGAGGACCAGCTGGACCTCGTACGCGACCTCGGCATCCTGAAGACGCCCACCGTGCTCGTGCTCGACGCCGACGGCCGGATCGTGCGACGGGCGACGGGACAGCCGCGCAAGGCGGACGTCATCGCGGCGCTCGGCGAGGCCGTCTGA
- a CDS encoding GNAT family N-acetyltransferase: METAAATGLTFRDAVDTDVDALVALIESAYRGESSRAGWTTEADILQGRRTDAEGVRAVVEAPDSRLLAVERDGVLVACCQLEHRGDHAYFGMFAVSPALQGGGLGKVIIAEAERTARETWGVTEMHMTVISVREDLIAWYERRGYRRTGRMTPFPYGDERFGIPQRDDLRFELLVKPLGRDL; this comes from the coding sequence ATGGAAACCGCCGCCGCCACCGGACTGACCTTCCGCGACGCCGTCGACACCGACGTGGACGCCCTGGTCGCGCTGATCGAGTCGGCGTACCGAGGGGAGTCCAGCCGGGCCGGCTGGACCACGGAGGCGGACATCCTCCAGGGCCGGCGGACCGACGCCGAGGGGGTCCGCGCGGTCGTGGAGGCGCCCGACAGCCGGCTGCTCGCCGTCGAGCGGGACGGCGTCCTCGTCGCCTGCTGCCAGCTGGAGCACCGCGGCGACCACGCCTACTTCGGCATGTTCGCGGTCAGTCCCGCGCTCCAGGGCGGCGGGCTCGGCAAGGTGATCATCGCCGAGGCGGAACGGACCGCGCGCGAGACGTGGGGCGTCACGGAGATGCACATGACGGTGATCTCCGTACGCGAGGACCTCATCGCCTGGTACGAGCGGCGCGGCTACCGCCGTACGGGACGGATGACGCCGTTCCCGTACGGCGATGAGCGCTTCGGCATCCCGCAGCGCGACGACCTGCGCTTCGAGCTGCTGGTCAAGCCGCTCGGCCGGGACCTCTAG
- a CDS encoding DUF4395 domain-containing protein: MDIDTRGPRFGAAVTAVVLAVTLITGSVWLLAWQTLAFALGAASGVARSPYGWVFRKAVRPRLGPPTEFEAPEPPRFAQAVGLAFALVGLVGWTAGPHWLGSASTACALAAAFLNAAFGYCLGCEMYLMVRRATVRAK, from the coding sequence ATGGACATCGACACAAGAGGCCCGCGGTTCGGTGCGGCGGTGACGGCCGTCGTCCTGGCGGTCACGCTCATCACCGGAAGCGTCTGGCTGCTGGCGTGGCAGACGCTGGCGTTCGCCCTGGGCGCCGCGAGCGGCGTGGCGCGCTCGCCGTACGGCTGGGTCTTCAGGAAGGCCGTGCGGCCCCGGCTCGGGCCGCCGACGGAGTTCGAGGCGCCGGAGCCCCCGCGGTTCGCTCAGGCCGTCGGGCTCGCCTTCGCGCTGGTGGGCCTGGTCGGCTGGACCGCGGGCCCGCACTGGCTGGGTTCGGCGTCGACCGCGTGCGCGCTCGCGGCGGCGTTTCTCAATGCGGCGTTCGGGTACTGCCTCGGGTGTGAGATGTACCTGATGGTGCGACGCGCAACGGTACGCGCGAAGTAA
- a CDS encoding VOC family protein — translation MVHVLSGRILLRPTDPERSRVFYGEQLGLAVYREFGTGPERGTVYFLGGGFLEVAGRSEVPPSPALKLWLQVADIAAAHEELVAAGVEAVREPVREPWGLIEMWIADPDGTEIVVVEIPADHPLRYRP, via the coding sequence ATGGTGCATGTACTGAGCGGCCGGATCCTGCTGCGTCCGACCGACCCGGAGCGCTCGCGCGTCTTCTACGGTGAACAGCTCGGCCTGGCCGTCTACCGCGAGTTCGGTACGGGGCCCGAGCGCGGGACCGTCTACTTCCTCGGCGGCGGATTCCTTGAGGTCGCCGGACGGTCCGAGGTCCCGCCCTCCCCCGCCCTGAAGCTGTGGCTCCAGGTCGCGGACATCGCGGCGGCCCACGAGGAACTGGTGGCCGCCGGTGTCGAGGCGGTGCGCGAGCCGGTGCGGGAGCCGTGGGGGCTGATCGAGATGTGGATCGCGGACCCGGACGGGACCGAGATCGTCGTGGTCGAGATCCCCGCGGACCATCCCCTGCGGTACCGGCCCTGA
- a CDS encoding low specificity L-threonine aldolase, translating to MNPPKTDARRHHDPAVRGFASDNYAGAHPEVLAALALANGGHQVAYGEDDYTDNLQGIIRSHFGAGAEAFPVFNGTGANVVALQAVTDRWGAVICAESAHINVDEGGAPERMGGLKLLTVPTPDGKLTPELIDRQAYGWDDEHRAMPQVVSITQSTELGTLYTPAEIRAICDHAHAHGMKVHLDGSRISNAAASLDVPMRTFTNAVGVDILSLGGTKNGALFGEAVVVLNQDAVSHMKHLRKLSMQLASKMRFVSVQLEALLAKDLWLRNARHANEMAQRLAEGVRAVHGVEILHPVQANAVFARLPHEVTLRLQKRYRFYFWDEAAGDVRWMCAFDTTEDDVDGFVAALKEEMAQH from the coding sequence GTGAACCCTCCGAAGACCGACGCCCGGCGTCATCACGACCCGGCCGTCCGCGGTTTCGCCAGTGACAACTACGCGGGGGCCCACCCCGAGGTGCTCGCCGCCCTGGCCCTGGCCAACGGCGGGCACCAGGTCGCGTACGGCGAGGACGACTACACGGACAACCTCCAGGGGATCATCCGCAGTCACTTCGGCGCCGGCGCGGAGGCCTTCCCGGTCTTCAACGGCACCGGAGCGAACGTGGTCGCGCTCCAGGCGGTCACCGACCGCTGGGGCGCGGTGATCTGCGCGGAGAGCGCGCACATCAACGTCGACGAGGGCGGCGCCCCTGAGCGCATGGGCGGCCTCAAGCTGCTCACGGTGCCCACGCCCGACGGCAAGCTCACGCCCGAGCTGATCGACCGGCAGGCGTACGGCTGGGACGACGAGCACCGGGCGATGCCGCAGGTCGTCTCGATCACCCAGAGCACCGAACTGGGCACGCTCTACACGCCCGCCGAGATCCGCGCGATCTGCGACCACGCCCACGCGCACGGCATGAAGGTGCACCTGGACGGGTCCCGGATATCCAACGCGGCCGCCTCCCTGGACGTCCCGATGCGGACGTTCACCAACGCGGTCGGCGTCGACATCCTGTCGCTGGGCGGCACGAAGAACGGCGCCCTGTTCGGCGAGGCCGTCGTCGTCCTCAACCAGGACGCCGTCAGCCACATGAAGCATCTGCGCAAGCTGTCGATGCAGCTCGCCTCCAAGATGCGGTTCGTCTCCGTACAGCTGGAGGCGCTGCTGGCCAAGGACCTGTGGCTGCGCAACGCCCGGCACGCCAACGAGATGGCCCAGCGTCTGGCCGAGGGCGTGCGTGCCGTGCACGGAGTGGAGATCCTCCACCCGGTCCAGGCCAACGCGGTCTTCGCGCGGCTCCCGCACGAGGTCACCCTGCGGCTCCAGAAGCGCTACCGCTTCTACTTCTGGGACGAGGCCGCGGGCGACGTCCGCTGGATGTGCGCCTTCGACACCACCGAGGACGACGTCGACGGGTTCGTCGCCGCGCTCAAGGAAGAGATGGCGCAGCACTAG
- a CDS encoding DUF6421 family protein, protein MTEVLEKVGSEERVPPVARVVDHPAWPVLKAAVEEIRPWQSKDGSIDLAADGAPAAADVEAVVRRAAEAIDALSPLVPHDAAYHEALVKDLHRWADGGFEVPDFLDSLLAFQPAANREDGLQHLVLFPMYTQNGNLDRNFEAVVLRMVWPEWLAELERTRYDNPLFCGITFEDFTAGYDTNSAVLFPETIAVREAPERFSWGGIFCDREAARFRAVTGAAVDTLGLELPEDIAAMVHDQERCEKAFVLWDMVHDRTHSHGDLPFDPFMIKQRQPFWMYGLEELRCDLTAFKEAVKLEAEGNEHGRDVQYAVLFDRMFRFPLTGDRVRNYDGLGGQLLFAYLHKHDVVRWTDNKLHIDWQRAPQVTNQLCSEIEELYRAGIDRPKLVHWFKAYELVSTYLAPHPGSRWAKGPDALDLSQPPRKLVDDVLPDEFPLSMFYEALSKKLKNVIASTKGITAAGSERVAA, encoded by the coding sequence ATGACGGAAGTTCTTGAGAAGGTGGGTTCGGAGGAGCGGGTTCCTCCCGTGGCCAGGGTGGTGGATCACCCGGCGTGGCCTGTCCTCAAGGCTGCCGTGGAGGAGATCCGTCCCTGGCAGTCCAAGGACGGCTCCATCGACCTCGCGGCGGACGGCGCCCCCGCCGCCGCCGACGTCGAAGCGGTCGTGCGCCGTGCGGCCGAGGCGATAGACGCGCTCTCGCCGCTGGTGCCCCACGACGCCGCGTACCACGAGGCGCTCGTGAAGGACCTGCACCGCTGGGCCGACGGCGGCTTCGAGGTGCCCGACTTCCTCGACTCGCTGCTGGCCTTCCAGCCCGCCGCGAACCGTGAGGACGGCCTCCAGCACCTGGTGCTCTTCCCGATGTACACCCAGAACGGCAACCTGGACCGCAACTTCGAGGCGGTCGTGCTGCGCATGGTGTGGCCCGAGTGGCTGGCCGAGCTGGAGCGCACCCGCTACGACAACCCGCTGTTCTGCGGCATCACCTTCGAGGACTTCACCGCCGGGTACGACACCAACTCGGCCGTGCTCTTCCCGGAGACCATCGCCGTGCGCGAGGCGCCGGAACGATTCTCCTGGGGTGGCATCTTCTGCGACCGCGAGGCCGCCCGCTTCCGCGCCGTCACCGGAGCCGCCGTGGACACCCTGGGCCTCGAACTGCCCGAGGACATCGCCGCCATGGTCCACGACCAGGAGCGCTGCGAGAAGGCCTTCGTGCTCTGGGACATGGTCCACGACCGCACCCACAGCCACGGCGACCTGCCGTTCGACCCCTTCATGATCAAGCAGCGCCAGCCGTTCTGGATGTACGGCCTCGAGGAACTGCGCTGCGACCTCACCGCCTTCAAGGAGGCCGTGAAGCTGGAGGCCGAGGGCAACGAGCACGGCCGCGACGTCCAGTACGCCGTCCTCTTCGACCGGATGTTCCGCTTCCCCCTCACCGGCGACCGCGTCCGCAACTACGACGGTCTCGGCGGCCAGCTGCTCTTCGCCTACCTGCACAAGCACGACGTCGTCCGCTGGACCGACAACAAGCTGCACATCGACTGGCAGCGCGCCCCGCAGGTCACCAACCAGCTGTGCTCCGAGATCGAGGAGCTCTACCGGGCCGGCATCGACCGCCCCAAGCTGGTCCACTGGTTCAAGGCCTACGAGCTGGTCTCCACCTACCTCGCCCCGCACCCGGGCTCCCGCTGGGCCAAGGGTCCCGACGCCCTCGACCTGTCGCAGCCGCCGCGCAAGCTCGTGGACGACGTGCTTCCGGACGAGTTTCCCCTGAGCATGTTCTATGAGGCGCTCTCCAAGAAGCTGAAGAACGTGATCGCCTCCACCAAGGGCATCACCGCGGCCGGCTCCGAGCGGGTCGCCGCGTGA